GTGAAGAGACCACCCCTTTGACCAGATTCTCCCAACTAGGAACCACTTGGAATCACACAATGCCTACCAGGAAAGGATCTGATGCAGGGAGAGCCATTGCAAGTTTTTACATGGTCCTAATTCTTACTTTAAAGATGCCTAACCATATAGATCAAAGACCTGGTCTTGAAGGATTATCCTGTGTTACTGGCTCGCTCCATGACAAAACACAAGACGTTTGGTGTAAATCTTTAGAGATGAAACAGCTTGTGTCCGCTTGCACTCAAAAGGGTTAATGTGGGATTTTTATAGGAGAAGCCTGAAATATCTCATGTGCTCCACATGCATTTTCCAGCCTGACTGTAAGGCAATGTTCCTTGTGTTTGCAAACCTGGCTGATGCAGCTCTTTATGACTGAGCAGAGGTGAGTTGTTGAGTGAGGTCTCCCAATGCAGTCAGCTTCCCCTTCAGCTAACGAAGTATCTCAGGGCAATGGCAGTTGCCCTCACTGGATCTTTTGAGGAGGGAGTGGAAAAACTGTTATCAGATGTGTCGTTTATGCCAGCTGCTGTCAGCTGTGCTTCCCTGGTGGAGGGGACCCATGCAATGCTGGGGAGTTGCTGTGAACTGTCAGAGAAGCTGGTGTGTGCAAAGGGACCTTTACTTATCACAGCAATGTAATAACTGAGCTGTGCCAGTGGGCATGGGGTGTGAGTCAGGAGGAGTGTATTTAAATCCCTGTGGGTAAAGCAGGAGTGGTTGGCAGTGGTGTGAACAGCCATCTCCCATCCTCCCCTCTCTCAGTACATGCATAACAGGTAAGATTAGCTATGTTATAGGTGCCTTTCCAGTTCTAGGTGTCCCTTGTACTGTCTTTCCCTTATGTCTGAGAGGGGTGTCAGCCTGTGATAAATAGGGCTGTTCTTAATCTGTGTTTGGAGCTGAGGTTTAGCAGCAAATGGGCTGTAAATTATAGATGGAACTAAATCACCGTATCTTAATGCAGGGTGGATGAGGCCCTGTAATGAAGGTCCTTAATCCTTCAGGCTTCTTCTGGTCTTTCTGGACTGCTGTGCTTTGTGGTGTCAACACTGCTGAATAACACTGCTCCTCTAGGGTGAGAGCTAGGGGAATGCCAGGGCTCCACGCTGTGTGCTGTCAGGGATCTCTTTGCAGCACAACCGTTTTGTAggttgctgcttctctttgatGGGTGCTTCTTGACACTACCATTGTTTTCTTAGCTAATTCCCTTCTGAACTATGTATGTAAAATGCTGTCTCCCTGCATAGGATGAGAAAGTTAACGGGTGAATGCTAGTCTTCCAAGAGAATCCTTGAAACTTGGACATGAATTAACCATAACACTCTCTCATCAGCAAAGCCATGGGTAGAGTAACAGAACTGGTGAGAAATTTACTGTGTGAGTCCATCACATGCAGGTGACTGCCAGCTGAGGCCAGGCTGCACTGGATATTTGTACTGAGCAGAAACTGAGTGGTGGGAGGAGAGTAGAAGATTTGCTGGACACTTAATGGGAAATGGCACTTCTGGAAGCTTCACTTGCAGGTAGGAGTAGAGTTGAAGGAGTGTATGGTTTCTGTTGCCACAGTAAGAGCTATAAACCTTAACCAGCCTATTAAGATAACAACATAGGGATAGTTTGAGAATTTTGTAAAAATTCTTGCTACCAGAAAGGATGATACATATCACAGCATGGAGCTGCAGCATTCCTCTGGCCCCTGTACTGCAGAAGCAGTCTTATTTTGTAACACATTGTGGTCTGGGAAGGCGAGGAGGAAATTGGAGGATTAAAGGCCTTACTTTAGCAGTAACACCTTTGTTGCCAGACCCCATCCACCTGCTGAGTGACGGCTGTAATGACCTTGTTCTATCTGTAAGTTCTAACATCATGACCTATGAAATCATGGCCCCAAACATGACTGAAGCATGTTTATACAGAGAGATTCTGGTTCTCAGTGGCTTTGAGGATAAATAAACTGAATGGAGTTCTCTCAGATTTGGAGTATTTGGGGTGCTAAGGACCAGAGTCTGGGTGTTTTCTGCCTAGGaggcttttaaaagcattttttagtAGATAGCATTCCTTTTGTGTCTTCTGTTGTCATGCAAGTTTGATGGCTGGTGGGAGGAGCATGTGCATATGTGTGGGTGCCTATATCATTGGTCTCTGCTGGGTAGAACTGAGTCTGTTCTCGTCTTTTTGCAAGTACTGCCTTTTGGAGGTTTATCTTGAGTGGAATTTAGAAGTATGGTCTTGGTTCTGCTCTTCTAACAATATTTGCCTGGAGCTTTTGAGAACAGACCCATGGTGGATAGGAGTCTCAACTGTAGACGTCAGCTGCATTCACTTCCCTGTGATCGGAGAACATCGGATGTTTCTGGTGACTATGGAGTCCATGTGTTCATGTGCCATAGGCTCATTGGTGCTGTATACCATACTTTTCTGAAGTAATGGCAAGGCATTGGGACTTGCTAGTGGTTTTTTTATCTGCACCCCCCCCACGGTGTTTTTATCTTTAGTCTTCCCCTGCAAAATCATCTCAGCATAGCCCTAGGAAGAACAGGGGGAGATTTAGAAAAGGAGGTTTGATGCAGGCTCTGACTGCTGCAAGAGAACTCATGTAGGGCAGATGAGAGAGTGCAGAGAGTCCAGCTGTGCTCTGTGGGTTTGGCCTGAATTGGTCACTCGTTTTGACCAGTCTCTTTGTGCCCCTTCCCCGTGCTAAATCCAGCCCCACTGCACTTGTGTCTGCACAGAGTCCTCTGATTCACTCCACTTGCAAAATGAAGATCCCCAAGCCTGGGGCAGTGCCCTGTCATCTCTGTAGTTCTAGTCAGGTTTGGCCACAGGTGTAACTTCTTTCCAGGAGCTGTAGGCAGTAGATAAACATAATCTTGTCATGCAAACAGTATGTTCAAAACACATGTATTAATTTGTTAGTGGACTTACAGAAGCATGAGGGAGAGGATTTAAAACAGTAAGAGGACCACACATGTGCCTTCTCATACCCACCCACCACTAATCTCTTCAGTGTTCTGTGTAAGCCTAGTGCTTTCCTCTCAAGATCTAGGTAGCCCAACTTAAGCCcatgcttttggaaataaagtTCAGTCGTTGTTCCTCAGAACAGAAGTTCAGTTTCCATGTTCTGTGGTTAATGACTCCCACCACTTGCACCCTGAGAGTTGCCAGTCACCATATTTGCCTGTGTCTGTGTAAGGTAAGCATTCAACAAAAATGGCATCTGTATTGTTAAAACAATGCAGACTTGGCTACCTAGAGTGACTTTCTGCTTCCCTTAAATCTGTGAAACTGCTGGTGGTTAGGTAGACTCTAGGACCATGTAGAAGATGATGTGTCTGACTAAATGTGCAGCATTCCTACAAAAATAGGAATTTTGCTGTCTTTGGCATGGAGCAGGCCTGGAAAACAAGGGCCTCGGAGTGCTGTGTCCCACTGGCCCATCACTGCTTTCACTgatgcagccaggcagctgctcTGTCAAGCAGGACAATGTTCAACAGTTATGAACCCTGGGTTTGAACTGTAGCCATTTGCAAGGAAATGGGGAAAGGAAGTTGAAGGCAGAGCTGTTATGaaagttaaaaaggaaaataataacaacagaaaataagactttagaaagctttttcctAGTTTGGACTGTTCTGGCTGGAAGTTTAGCTGTTGAAGAACCCCAGCTGTAAAAGCCAGATCTAGTCTGGGCAGTCGTATCTCACTTGTGGATGTTTGAAGGCTGAACTGAACTTAATCTCtaaatctgctgcttttcttgagGAGAGAACAAGCATTACAGCCTGTTTTACTAGTATAAATTGTCCTTGTAATGCTGAATatctccaaaataaaatttaaaggaGAACTTGGGAGAGGAGTTAGATGTAATTTGAAGGTCTGTTTGActcattccttccttcttcctcacaTTGTTCCATGGCTCAAAACTACCTGTCAGTGTCTCATAATCTCCCTTGTTTTCCCACTCTAATTCAGAGTTTCTTTTAATTGAGAGGATGGCGCCTCCCTCATTCAAGATCAGGCAGTGTCCCATGTCAACTGTTGACCTGGAAAAATAACACTGCGGAAACTtagtaaaatgtttttactaAAGTCAAGCAGTTGCAACAGAGAAGAGCTGGTAGCAGAGCCCTGTGCTGTAGGATGCTGATGTCTCTAACAGCTGCTTTGCAGGAAGTATGGCAGGGAGAAGGTAAGTGAACACTAGCTTCATTTCCCCAATCTCAAGTTGGAAGAAATGGAAGTTGGTTCCCCATAGCAGAGATATCAGTAGTCATTGGTGAGGTCATCAtccctttctgcttttgtgtcaAGAACCAGTGAGTGAGACCAAGTCAGCAAAGTCTCTTTCCAGGGCACTTGGAAGGGGCTTTACTTGGTTCCACAGATACCCTGAAGTACCAGGGCTCATGTGAGTGAGCCTGTGTTGCAAACTGCCTTAtatgcagcagcacaggcagctgctggggaagcCACCTCCCTGGAGGTAaactccctcccttcctcccagagGGAGATTGGGAATGATGCCCTCCAGCCTGCGTGCATTCTCGATTCAAGCAGGGAATGAGGGGTTGCCTGTAGTCAGTTGTATCTCTACTTTATCTGCTCCTCACGCACACACCCTCCACTGCACCAAGCCACACCGTTGGTGTTTTTTAGAACAATACATCTGTTAAGTGAAGCCTGTTGGGAGAGATTTGTTCTGCCTTGGAAGTGAGATTCCCTTCTCTTTTGTGAGCTCCCAGATGATTCTTAATGTAATAATTTTGATCATATGATGGcatgttaatttcttttctgtaagcaAAACCAAGAGGAACTCCATTTTAACagggtgaggtttttttattgtctgCTGTATTTCAGGACTTTAAGGGTGGCAGAACCCTTTAGGAGCTGGGCAATTCTGGCTGAGCTAGTTATCATTACTCAGTTGACAAGCAGCAGTGTGATGAGAATGacacagatttttctccatctctagcttttttttatatctgcTAGTTTGTCTTTCATGTTAAATCTCCCTCAAAGGTATAAGCTTTACACTAAGTTCTCCTTAAATACCATCTGGTTATTCTACACAAACCCATCTTTTCTTACTGGAGATTGATGCAAAAATCAAATGCATGGGGAAGTTTGTCCATGTTTCCATCTGGCATGGTAGGAGTCCTTAGCCTGCCAGAAGGCATGTCTGGTGCTGGAGCTGAAGGACCCAGGTGTAAGACTGAGATCCTCATCAACAGGAGGCTGCTGTCTTTGAACTTAAGATCTGATGCGTTTCCTGAAGAAAGACTGGATGGTGGATGGGCACCGGTCCTTTTTCTGGCTTGTTTTATACCATGGCTTGTAAACATTCACACATCTATGTgaattgattttcttctctttaattttGCATGTTAAAGTGCAAAGTGTACGGggcacagtcctgggcaaccagttCTAGTTGACCCAGCTTGAGCaggggcttggactagatgataCCAAGAGGTGTCTTCCAATCTAAACAGTTCTGTGATTTGTATGCTGTGAATGAAGCCATGCTCTAATGGTATCTTTGACATGGAGATCAAGATTTATGGTTTAGCAGTGTCACAGTCCTGAGTTTGTGAGGAAAACAAGGCTGTGCTGCCTCGGACAAAAGTAAATCTGAGGCTAATACAAGACAGGGACAGTGCAAGGGAGGCTGGAGGCCTGAACACAGTACCGCTGCATTTAGTGGAATGGTTTTGAAGAGGGGAAGGTGTTACTGTTAAAGCCTGGGAAAAGTCAAGGGAGAGAGCATTTATCTCCAACTAGTCAGAGCATTAGTCTTTGATTCCCTATATCTTCATGGTTTCTGGAAATTCTTGTTATCTGTACAGATAGACAATCCTTTTTTTGATCTTCCATTAATCTTTGCCTGTGTGGTATATTAAGGCAAGGAGTTTCATGTGTAAAATTTCAACTCTGCAAGATTAATGGTTAGTCAGCTATGAACGATGGCTCTCTGTTAGGGAACGTGGGAGCTAGGGTCTCATATATAGGAGCTTGGGAGACTTCAGTTCCCACACCCAGGATATAATTTGTGGAAGAATTTACTAATAAAAAGAGAATGTAGCAATACTAAAATAGAAGACCTTGCTAAATGACAAATGGGAGTAAAATGATGATGTCTCTGAAAGATGTGAAGGAAGACTGAGTAGGAGCGTATTTGCTCAGAGATGAGAGGACTTCTGAAAGACAGTGCAGGTCACGGTACATCAGAAGCAATGTGACTTCTGAGTCTTATCTATTACTTCATTCATGCACAAAATGCACAATTGCTGgattttaaggcttttttttgtggttaGCCTGTGATGTATACTGTGAAAATATCCTAATTTCTGAGGGTATTGTCTAGAGCAAGGGTATAATGACACCAGTGGAAATAATGGGAGAAACCAAGTCTGAATGTTAAGAGGAGTGTGCTACTGGTAtgttcttccaaaagaaaaggtGGGTGTCAAGAAGAATGGCTCAATAGGTGTCTCTAATTGCCTTGATTCTGAAAAGCATTTGACGTTGCTCATAAAAATTGCAGTTGGTTAAGGAGCGGGTGCTTACTTTTCCATGGCTAGCATCAGGAGGATGATTAGCAAGACCATGGGAGCCTCTTTTTTCCATGAAGCCTTTCATATTGTCCTACCACTTTAATTTATTTGGGATATACTATGGGACCAAATCCACAGACTCTATATCTTGTTtgaaagagatttcttttctctcGCAGGTGCTCTGAACAAAGGCTATAGAGATGTGTTCGAGGCAACTCACAGGGGATAAGTCTTGGGCTGCCTGTGGGACTGGGGAGGACTTTGCAGAGGAGAGTTATCTATATGAGACTAGGGGCTAGAAAAATTGCTCTTGTACAGGGAGGAGTGAATATTTTGGAAGCCCAGGACTGGTAGACACAAAGACCTTCAAAATGTCACTCATTGACTCAAATCCAATTCCTGTTTTAAGCATCTCAAGCCAGTGACATTGTGCAGTAGCTCTCTGACCTGCATGTGCTAGATGTCATTGCCTCTTTTTTGGAAGCAGCACCATGCCATGTATTGACATTTACATAGTACAAAAACTGGAGCTAATAGGTTTCCCATGCAGAGTCGTTAAACCTCACTGAAAACCCTGTCCAAATGAAAGGCTTTTACGTGGGAATGAGCCACAAGACTAAGGTCAGTACCTCTTGAGTTAGAATTGGAGCCTTAGATTTCGTAATGAAGACAGGACCACTGTCTGTCCGTACAGCAGCTAGCACAATGGCACCTCAGTGTCAGCTGTCCCCTCTATGAACTACTATGGCACAAACAAGGTATTATACCTGTTCTGGGGACAATTAGAAGTCTGTTAATTTGGCAGTGTTCCTCAGTGCCAGCTGCCTTTTATTAATGACATGTGTGTGAATATGTGCAAGAAAATTGTAGTTGTGATGGGAAAAACAACCCcctgtgtttttcttcaagAATATCAGCAATGGGGATAAATTTGTGCCACTTTCCCCATTCATCATTTGACAGTTGGGAAAGTAGTTTAAAGACtagcaaggaaggaaaatattttctgatttcttaaaGGGCTATATAAATATAGAAGGACAAAaggtagctttaaaaaaagaggagaaaaaaggtggCAACAGTTCTTTTGGAggaacaaaaccccaaagacgATCCTGGAGGGTTGTCACAAAATAGGTGTGTTGACTTAATAGCTGTCAAATTCAGTATCAGTCAGAATTTCTTCACTATTCCTGTCTCTCTGCATCAGCTACATGTGTCTTTCATAGGCCCCTAGTTAAGCGTAGTTGCTTTTTTGGGTCTCTGGGAGGCTGAAACTCTCCAAGAACATTTCCCTAGGAACAGTGGTGGAGGTGAAATGGTCCATATCAGTGTAATGGTTTCATGCTGCCTTACCTTCTGTAAAAGTCAAGCACAGCACATCAGACACTTTTGAAATGGAAACACAGCATGTAACCTTTTGAAACCTATTGCCACTGAATTCTGTTGTGGGCAAGCAGCTTGTGAGACTTAGCTAAGAATGATGGGAATGTTTGTTGTTATTATGAATAAAAAGGTGTAAGGAATAATAAAGCTCATTTTGCAATGATCATGTTATTCCAGAACTGTCTCTTAGAAAGGTTTCTTTTGAAGTATTGCATTTTCCTTTGACTTACGTGGTTTTGGCCATTGCCAGAGACACATACTAAGCTGCATAGCTCAGAGGTTTGATCTAATAACTTCCAGGTATGCTCTAATGCAGCAGAACAAAAGTCACTTTAGGAACAAAGTAAGTAGGGTTTCCTCTATGTAGGAAACTCAGCAGCAGTGGGATCTATCTGACCTACAAAAGCTTGGTTTTAGATCTCTCAACCCTTCTTGAGGCAACTACCAAGTTTAAgtgcaattgcattgtgtatattcctattattattgtcattttattattattatcattattattttcttcttttctgtcctattaaactgtctttatctcaacccatgaattttctttttttttttttttttcacccaatTATCTCACCCATCCCATTGTGGGATGgtggagtgagcaagcagctgtgtggtgcttagttgctggctggggttaaaccatgacaaacatGTTTTGAGTAAGTGGGGATTTGGGTATACAGCAAGTGGTTTGGTGAAGTCTGTTGGCTGACCCAGAGCAAATGTTCCTGAAAATTCCTGACAGACAAAATATGTGAATTGTCATTACTCTTGGAGTATTTAAGGGTCTTCAGTGGTACTGTAAGATTTTGTGCTGGTGGGGACAGCATAATGttattgtttgcatttctgtgaaATCCTGCTTGTTTTATTGCTATTACATTCTTCAGAGCTGTCATGTAGGAAAGCAAGATGAATCTGTTCTTTGGCTTATGTGTGTGTGCCTTCAAGGGGGAAGTATGGGTACATACATAGGATGGCTAAAGTTAACCTGCAACTTCCATTTGTGGGTGCCTTGCAAGATGATAGTGCTGTTGACAGGATATGTCTTTATTTGGGCCGTGGGAAACTTAGATGTCTACATGATGTAGGTAGGCCATGAAGGTTATAAGCTGCATGTCTGGGTAGCTAAGGGCAAGGTGTGTGTGTTGTGCTTGGGAAAGAATTGGCGATGGAGTAAGGTAGAGATAGCGGTAGgctgtgtgttttgtgttgctGCAAGTTAAGAGGATACGATGGGAGTTTGAGGTTGGGAGGTGAGGATGTGTATATAGGGAGGTGCTATAGCCCGGTGGTGTGATTAGGTGGGGTGGACGCCTGCAGGATAtgagagagggagggtgggggaagtggcttgggcagcagcagggaagtaATCAGTGTTCACGATgaagccttttctttctccttgcccCCTAGATCTCCTACCCCCCAAGTGATGAGGACAGCGATGACTCTGAGGGAGAGAACCAGGAACTTGCTCAGATCGACAGAGGTAAAGGGATGAGATAGGAGGGTCCTGGGATGCTACAGCTGAAGtccattttgcttttcacttgtGCTCTTGGAAGTACCTCCTTCTCTGTCCCCAGTGTACCACAACAGATGCATTAAATGAGTCGCCTTGAAGTCTTTGAGACATCACAGGGAGAAGCTGGTATTATCAGATGCTGCAGTCACTTTTCTTACCAGAGATGGAAGTTGTTAACCACATGTTAAGGTCCCAGTGCTGCCGACATGGGGCAGAGAAGGTCTACAATtgggccagcagcagagctggaactAAAAATTTGTCTTCTATGCTTGTGCACCTGTCATCTTTGTTCtaggtttcttctttcttgccaTTTTGATTTTTGACCTTCACTTTCCTCATTCCCCTGGACTCATTGTCTGATTAGCTCACTCCCTTCCTCCTGTACTGTTGGTATTGAGCAGTCCTATTCTTGAATCTCTAGCGAGGGTCTTTAATAGACATGTGCTCTGTTGTTTTTGGTTCTAGTATGAAGCAGCTTAGAGCTGCAGTGTGAAATCTGTAATAAATGCATCTGTTGAGCTATGTTAAGTCTCTGCCTTTTGCGCATGCCCTGTGTTTTATCATTGTTTAGCCAAATTCAAGTGGATTCTTATGCaaaggcagaagttaaattccTGACCCACAGGACATGTCCTATCAAAATTCAAATCCCTGCTTCACATGCTTAACATAGAGCTCAGCAGAACAGGTAAAGTGTGCCCAGCTTATGGCTGAAAGCAGGCTCTCTTATGTGACAAGCCTTGTAGTAGAAAGAGGACTTCAACCTCCAGAAACCAGATCTCTATTTGAGCCATAGACATACTGCTTAGAATAATGTAACTTACTTGCCTCCTCTGCCTTGAGAACTGGTCACTAGAACTTAATGTTTTTAGCTAGAGTCAAGTGCCTAACGCATTTGTAAGATCATGTCTTCTTCATGTGCAGGGGATGAGGTGGGCGGCAGGTCCATGTTcttgctctgcagctggaaTTCCAGGTGACAGCTTGTGAGGGGATGTTTAGCAGTCAGGTCTAAACAAAGGTCTGGAAACTTCCAAAGGGAAGCATTCAGCTGGGAGTGTttcttctgaggaagaaaaggtagGAAAAGAGCTCAGAAGTTTACTTGggaggagataaaaaaaaaaaccaggtcAGGAGAAAGCAGCCCCAGTTTATTAGGGCGTGGGACACAGATCTGCCCTGCCACTCCTTTATCTTCTCCTCCCACCAGAGAGAAGAAGGAATTGTACCCTGACCCCTCTGGCCACCAACCAGCTCCAGAACCAGGAGAACCAATGCTGCAAGGTTCGGGCCCTCTTCCATGCCAGCCTTGACCGCCACAGCTCAGAAGAGGAGCTGGAGCGCATCAACCGAGAGTTTGCCGCTGAGAAGCGGAAGTGGTCCCAGGTCAGCAGGCTTGCCTGCTGCAGCGACAGCAACAATACCTCCTCCAGTGATGAAGAAGTGAAGAACTTGTGTGCGATGTCCTTCCAGCCTGTGGCAGAGCAGGCTGATGGCCTGCACGCCAGCCCAAGCCCTGTGCTGTTCAGTGCCTCCCCTCCC
This Buteo buteo chromosome 12, bButBut1.hap1.1, whole genome shotgun sequence DNA region includes the following protein-coding sequences:
- the LOC142037999 gene encoding uncharacterized protein LOC142037999 isoform X4; its protein translation is MLNAFLAPRNCTMLKILTKKLRNQSLNEIQPFQLKISYPPSDEDSDDSEGENQELAQIDRERRRNCTLTPLATNQLQNQENQCCKVRALFHASLDRHSSEEELERINREFAAEKRKWSQVSRLACCSDSNNTSSSDEEVKNLCAMSFQPVAEQADGLHASPSPVLFSASPPKRLQPLVRSPASRPLIFTSVGAGLEQVMPCKRHRQGYGDKVSRPSLDLEKMQQTLHPFGG
- the LOC142037999 gene encoding uncharacterized protein LOC142037999 isoform X3; translation: MLNAFLAPRNCTMLKILTKKLRNQSLNEIQPFQLKISYPPSDEDSDDSEGENQELAQIDRERRRNCTLTPLATNQLQNQENQCCKVRALFHASLDRHSSEEELERINREFAAEKRKWSQVSRLACCSDSNNTSSSDEEVKNLCAMSFQPVAEQADGLHASPSPVLFSASPPKRLQPLVRSPASRPLIFTSVGAGLEQVMPCKRHRQGYGDKVSRPSLDLEKMQQSINGGRPPPHFVYDPSTFAFRSLSTLKPLSPIAPVEESSCAY